One genomic region from Eriocheir sinensis breed Jianghai 21 unplaced genomic scaffold, ASM2467909v1 Scaffold1036, whole genome shotgun sequence encodes:
- the LOC126989060 gene encoding neurofilament medium polypeptide-like — translation MRDGKAAPAAASPPPSAGKGKGAAGSAGKKGAAGLSKKMRSFLQEQEATVVAAITACQEALSHLDQYEATLTGWGEQQQQLEDRLQGLVDQSRSSRELLQQETFRVTAKKKETKKREQELQAVREKLRTPATQQEACMALNEVFNCTSEAEQVLEECQQCFPDAGILTTARKVREASCAALEAAQAVQAARETVSTEELRPQSVPEEPRPQSDPEEPRPQSDPEEPRPQSDPEEPRPQSVPEEPRPQSVPEEPRPQSDPEEPRPHSVPKEPSSQSDPDEPSSQSDPDLTIMGKVQFILEPSLKSEDFRSLTQSTRSLLQAGRVFAVHQVEGQRRRHARISLEAGRPCLHALTDHPLTLGASTLQVSQVVPPSPPCTVFLDLSWPGRAPRRVHIRLSPDTQRGRQFLVLCTGLRGPSYRGTRLFNVGYKGWPGERVWGGDYESNDGEGECVLLPGLEKGGEVRSWRAGAVWGMGSQGVFAITTRDGQYDVWRCCVFGEVVEGLHVVAEAAQHIDNKEVTVVDCGVML, via the exons ATGAGAGATGGTAAGGCGGCACCAGCAGCAGCCTCGCCGCCACCCAGTgccgggaaggggaaaggggcagCAGGATCAGCTGGCAAGAAGGGAGCAGCGGGTCTCTCCAAGAAAATGCGTTCCTTTCTGCAGGAACAGGAGGCCACagttgtggccgccatcaccgcctgccAGGAGGCTCTGTCCCATCTGGACCAGTATGAGGCCACCCTGACAGGCTGGggcgagcagcagcagcagctggaggACAGACTCCAGGGACTGGTGGACCAGAGCAGGAGTTCCAGGGAGCTCCTGCAGCAGGAAACGTTCCGTGTGACGGCCaagaagaaggagacaaagaagagggaGCAGGAGCTGCAGGCTGTACGGGAGAAGTTGCGCACTCCTGCAACACAGCAAGAGGCATGCATGGCACTGAACGAAGTGTTTAATTGCACCAGTGAGGCGGAGCAGGTGTTGGAGGAGTGCCAGCAGTGTTTCCCTGACGCCGGCATCCTCACCAccgccaggaag GTGAGAGAGGCATCTTGTGCAGCCCTGGAGGCCGCCCAGGCTGTCCAGGCGGCTCGGGAAACTGTTTCTACAGAAGAGCTTAGGCCCCAGTCAGTCCCagaagaacccaggccccagtcagacccagaagaacccaggccccagtcagacccagaagaacccaggccccagtcagacccagaagaacccaggccccagtcagtcccagaagaacccaggccccagtcagtcccagaagaacccaggccccagtcagacccagaagaaCCCAGGCCCCACTCAGTTCCAAAAGAACCAAGTTCCCAGTCAGACCCAGACGAACCAAGTTCCCAGTCAGACCCAGACCTCACCATCATGGGGAAAGTGCAGTTCATCTTAGAGCCAAGCTTGAAG AGCGAGGACTTCCGCAGTCTGACACAGAGCACCAGGAGCCTGCTGCAGGCTGGCCGGGTGTTTGCTGTGCACCAGGTGGAAGGTCAGCGCCGACGACACGCAAGAATAAGCCTCGAAGCCGGCCGGCCGTGCCTCCATGCCCTGACGGACCATCCCCTGACACTGGGCGCGTCAACCCTGCAG GTCAGCCAGGTCgtgccgccctcccccccctgcacggTGTTCCTGGACCTGTCCTGGCCGGGCCGTGCGCCGCGCCGGGTCCACATCCGTCTGAGCCCCGACACCCAGCGGGGCCGCCAGTTCCTGGTGCTGTGCACGGGGCTGCGCGGCCCCTCCTACCGCGGCACCAGGTTGTTCAATGTGGGGTACAAGGGGTGGCCGGGAGAGAGGGTGTGGGGCGGGGACTACGAGAGTAATGATGGTGAGGGGGAATGTGTGCTGCTGCCTGGCCTTGAGAAGGGTGGGGAGGTGAGGTCATGGCGGGCAGGGGCTGTGTGGGGGATGGGGAGTCAGGGTGTGTTTGCCATCACCACCAGGGACGGTCAGTATGATGTGTGGCGTTGTTGTGTcttcggtgaggtggtggagggactgCACGTGGTGGCCGAGGCAGCCCAACACATCGACAAtaaggaggtgactgtggtggactgtggcgTGATGTTGTGA